A stretch of [Clostridium] innocuum DNA encodes these proteins:
- a CDS encoding ABC-2 transporter permease — MKGLLIKDFKLMKNQKNFFFIMIFIAAAMLFAEFESTFVVSYFTMIASMFVLSTISYDEYDNGYAFLFSMPFSRTSYVKEKYIFSILMGGGAWLLSVVLSGILITIRNPQISVMDWLPIDLLYICIVLLFAAVMIPVQLKFGGERGRVALLLTVGVAVLGSMGVIKLLEILQVDLDAVLASMSTLNMMQIGCAAGIFSVVLLAISYRISCRVMKNKEF; from the coding sequence ATGAAAGGTTTATTGATTAAGGACTTCAAGCTGATGAAAAATCAGAAGAATTTCTTCTTTATCATGATATTTATAGCGGCAGCCATGTTGTTTGCTGAATTTGAATCAACCTTCGTTGTCAGCTATTTCACAATGATCGCTTCTATGTTTGTGCTGAGTACGATCAGCTATGACGAATATGACAACGGCTATGCCTTTCTGTTTTCCATGCCTTTTTCCAGAACGTCCTATGTGAAGGAGAAATATATATTCTCAATCCTTATGGGAGGCGGTGCATGGCTGCTTTCGGTTGTACTGTCGGGAATTCTCATTACTATTCGGAATCCGCAGATAAGCGTCATGGACTGGCTACCGATTGATCTGCTATATATTTGCATCGTTCTTCTGTTTGCGGCTGTCATGATTCCTGTACAGCTGAAATTCGGTGGAGAACGGGGTAGAGTGGCATTGCTGCTTACCGTTGGTGTTGCCGTGCTGGGAAGTATGGGAGTCATAAAGCTTCTTGAAATACTGCAGGTAGATCTGGATGCTGTTCTGGCATCTATGAGTACACTGAATATGATGCAGATCGGATGTGCTGCAGGGATATTCTCGGTAGTACTGCTTGCGATATCCTACCGCATCAGCTGTCGTGTTATGAAAAACAAAGAATTCTAA
- a CDS encoding DUF4430 domain-containing protein → MGKLCKILLVSAMLLVGGCSSKESEKKEPVSDNTEKTTLKITIQDEVNKKELFNGNVSVEGKVETLADFLEKAKDLDVKMEDGQYGKTIMAMKGVETKDFNKGPWWLYESENNESCKAAGSCDAASSLKIKDGDDFTFTYTASY, encoded by the coding sequence ATGGGAAAGCTATGTAAAATTTTATTGGTATCTGCCATGCTGCTTGTTGGCGGATGCTCTTCAAAGGAAAGTGAAAAGAAGGAGCCTGTAAGTGACAACACGGAAAAAACAACGCTGAAAATCACGATTCAGGACGAGGTTAACAAAAAGGAGCTGTTTAACGGAAATGTAAGTGTAGAGGGAAAGGTGGAAACACTTGCGGACTTTCTGGAGAAGGCGAAGGATCTGGATGTGAAAATGGAAGACGGTCAATATGGAAAAACCATTATGGCTATGAAGGGTGTGGAAACCAAGGACTTTAATAAGGGGCCATGGTGGCTGTATGAATCCGAGAATAACGAATCCTGCAAGGCTGCCGGAAGCTGTGATGCTGCAAGCAGTCTGAAAATTAAGGATGGAGATGACTTTACCTTTACGTATACTGCATCCTATTAA
- the vanR gene encoding VanR-ABDEGLN family response regulator transcription factor, which translates to MDMNILVVDDEKEIAGLVEIYLKNENYKVNVCYTGTQALQNIRTRSYDLAILDVMLPDMDGFSICRTIRQNYTWPIIMLTAKEQDIDKINGLMIGADDYMTKPFQPLELIARVKAQLRRYKRYNVQQKAKELSYLGLVMNQEQHICRLNEKDLNLTPIEFRLLWYLCERQGKVVSARELYTAIWQEEYLSSSNNTLMVHIRHIREKMKDRGEHPRYIQNVWGVGYKLGETL; encoded by the coding sequence ATGGACATGAATATACTGGTAGTGGATGATGAAAAGGAAATTGCCGGGCTTGTGGAAATTTATTTAAAAAATGAAAATTATAAGGTGAATGTATGCTATACAGGGACACAGGCTCTGCAGAATATACGGACACGTTCCTACGATCTGGCCATATTGGATGTCATGCTTCCGGATATGGATGGCTTTAGCATTTGTAGGACCATTCGTCAGAACTACACATGGCCCATTATCATGCTGACAGCGAAGGAGCAGGATATTGATAAAATCAATGGATTGATGATCGGGGCTGATGATTATATGACCAAGCCGTTTCAGCCGCTGGAGCTGATTGCCCGCGTCAAGGCGCAGCTTAGAAGATACAAGCGCTATAATGTTCAGCAGAAGGCAAAGGAGCTAAGTTATCTGGGGCTTGTCATGAATCAGGAACAGCATATATGCAGGTTGAATGAGAAAGACCTGAATCTTACACCGATTGAATTTCGTCTTTTATGGTATCTGTGTGAGCGTCAGGGAAAGGTTGTCAGTGCAAGGGAGTTGTACACCGCAATCTGGCAGGAGGAATATCTCTCATCCAGCAACAATACCCTGATGGTACATATCCGGCATATCCGTGAAAAGATGAAGGATCGCGGAGAACACCCGCGCTATATACAAAATGTCTGGGGTGTGGGCTATAAGCTGGGAGAAACACTATGA
- a CDS encoding ABC transporter ATP-binding protein, translated as MLKLQNVVKNYGAFSLHCSLELKSGQLSALIGQNGAGKSTTFKAILGLISIDGGEIEVLGKPVQELTPEEKEYVGVVLSDSGFSGYLNIKDILPVMDNMYTKFEKAEFLRQCQRFALPMDKQIRDFSTGMKAKLKALIALSHHAKVLILDEPTAGLDVVARDELLDLLREYMEQHEDACMLVSSHISSDLEGLCDDLYMIHEGKIVMHEDTDVLLSDYALLKMDERQYADLDKRYLLRRRKEPYGYAVLTSQKQFYMENYPQLAVEKGSIDDVIMMMIRGEQI; from the coding sequence ATGCTGAAACTGCAAAATGTTGTGAAAAACTACGGTGCCTTTTCTCTGCACTGCTCGCTGGAGCTGAAAAGCGGACAGCTCAGTGCGCTGATCGGGCAAAATGGTGCTGGTAAAAGCACAACCTTTAAAGCCATTCTGGGATTGATTTCTATTGATGGCGGGGAAATTGAGGTATTGGGAAAGCCTGTACAGGAGCTGACACCGGAGGAAAAAGAATATGTGGGTGTCGTATTATCTGATTCCGGCTTCAGTGGATATCTGAATATCAAGGATATCCTTCCCGTAATGGACAATATGTACACGAAATTTGAAAAAGCGGAATTTCTGCGACAGTGCCAGAGATTTGCGTTGCCGATGGATAAACAGATTCGGGATTTTTCAACCGGAATGAAGGCCAAGCTGAAGGCATTGATTGCTCTTTCCCATCATGCGAAGGTGCTTATTCTTGATGAACCGACAGCCGGTCTGGATGTGGTCGCAAGGGATGAACTGCTGGATTTGCTTCGGGAGTATATGGAACAGCATGAGGATGCCTGTATGCTGGTTAGCTCCCATATCTCTTCCGATTTGGAGGGACTGTGTGATGATCTGTATATGATTCATGAGGGAAAGATTGTTATGCATGAGGATACAGATGTGTTGCTGAGTGATTACGCTTTGCTGAAGATGGATGAACGCCAGTATGCGGATTTGGATAAGCGCTATTTGCTTCGCCGGCGCAAGGAACCCTATGGCTATGCTGTACTGACCAGCCAAAAACAGTTTTATATGGAAAACTATCCGCAGCTTGCTGTGGAAAAAGGGTCCATTGATGATGTGATTATGATGATGATACGAGGTGAACAGATATGA
- a CDS encoding HAMP domain-containing histidine kinase: MKRTVWILLAAIAVVAGVYLAADLLGNGMLREFLSEQFFYMEEYTDTTGILHQYLSPNWYRIKQLLFLLTALVVVICIVCVRTQSSRVAMKHRAEIEKAMETALHQFLEDRDFYLPEGFGNIEALLLQIRAKEQKQLAMLEKQTRQKHDLISYLAHDMKTPLASVIGYLNLLNDVSDVPKAQRDTYIRITLDKAERLEQLIDEFFDITRFNLHNIVVSRGRIALDFLLEQLKEQFYPTLLAQHKELKLDIAEGSVCYGDADKLARAFNNVLKNAISYSYPNTVIRVAVKQEAEHILLEFHNQGDEIPEQKLEMIFEKFFRLDKARSTASGGAGLGLAIAKEIVEAHGGSIYADSNMEETVFYIKLPMPATDTELQSA; the protein is encoded by the coding sequence ATGAAACGCACTGTATGGATACTGCTTGCAGCAATCGCAGTGGTCGCTGGAGTTTATCTCGCTGCGGATCTGCTGGGCAACGGTATGCTGCGGGAATTTTTGTCCGAACAGTTTTTCTATATGGAAGAATATACGGATACGACAGGTATCCTGCATCAGTATCTTTCTCCCAACTGGTATCGAATCAAGCAGCTGCTTTTTTTGCTGACGGCACTGGTTGTTGTAATTTGTATTGTCTGCGTGCGGACACAAAGCAGCCGTGTCGCTATGAAGCACAGGGCTGAGATAGAAAAGGCGATGGAAACGGCCCTGCATCAGTTTTTGGAGGATCGCGATTTTTATCTTCCGGAGGGCTTTGGTAATATAGAGGCACTTCTGCTGCAGATTCGAGCAAAGGAGCAGAAGCAGCTGGCAATGCTGGAGAAGCAGACACGTCAGAAGCATGATTTGATATCGTATCTGGCCCATGACATGAAGACACCGCTGGCTTCAGTCATCGGGTATCTGAACCTATTGAACGATGTATCGGATGTTCCAAAAGCACAGCGGGATACCTACATCCGTATCACCCTTGATAAGGCGGAACGACTGGAACAGCTGATTGATGAATTTTTTGATATAACGCGCTTTAATCTTCATAATATCGTTGTTTCAAGAGGGAGGATTGCGTTGGATTTTCTGCTGGAACAGCTAAAGGAGCAGTTCTATCCGACTCTGCTTGCACAGCATAAGGAGCTGAAGCTGGATATTGCAGAGGGCTCTGTTTGTTACGGTGATGCGGATAAGCTTGCCAGAGCTTTCAATAATGTATTGAAAAACGCTATTTCCTATAGCTATCCCAATACCGTGATACGGGTAGCAGTCAAACAGGAAGCAGAGCATATCCTGCTGGAATTCCACAATCAGGGGGATGAAATTCCAGAACAGAAGCTGGAGATGATTTTCGAAAAATTCTTCCGACTGGATAAAGCCAGATCCACAGCATCCGGTGGAGCCGGTCTTGGTCTTGCAATCGCAAAGGAAATCGTCGAGGCCCACGGAGGCAGCATCTATGCGGACAGTAATATGGAGGAAACAGTTTTCTATATAAAGCTTCCCATGCCCGCAACGGATACAGAGCTGCAGTCAGCATGA
- a CDS encoding D-alanyl-D-alanine carboxypeptidase: MKRFKKLLLAGVLLTGLVCYLRPMISKEDKVNLQIRNTEEQPIKISSELYSKNYILIRQKDNKVMLKEREEEAIAPASLTKLMTVYTALQHIDDLQKTVRIPASIFPQLEKEQASMAGFLPDEEVTYEDLIYGALLPSGADACMTLAISLYGSEDAFVAEMNAQAEKLKLKQTRFQNCTGLDEAGHVSSVRDIAWILDEALKLPKFAEAFHATNYVMAPSNMHPEGMTIYSTMRMTMDQNELSQDDILGGKTGYTKKAGLCLATQARIHEETWLFVSAHAAGSATTKPYHILDAINVYEALARLYA; the protein is encoded by the coding sequence ATGAAACGATTTAAAAAACTGCTGCTGGCTGGTGTACTGCTTACAGGTCTTGTCTGTTATTTACGACCGATGATTTCCAAGGAGGATAAGGTGAATCTCCAAATCAGAAACACAGAAGAGCAGCCGATCAAGATAAGCAGCGAATTATACAGTAAGAATTATATCCTTATCCGGCAAAAGGATAACAAGGTGATGCTGAAGGAAAGGGAAGAAGAAGCGATTGCTCCGGCATCCTTAACCAAGCTTATGACAGTATATACGGCATTACAGCATATTGATGATTTGCAGAAAACCGTACGTATTCCAGCCTCCATATTCCCGCAGCTGGAAAAGGAGCAGGCGTCAATGGCCGGTTTTTTACCGGATGAGGAGGTAACCTATGAGGATTTGATTTATGGAGCATTACTGCCAAGCGGCGCTGATGCATGTATGACCCTGGCCATTTCGCTGTATGGCAGTGAGGACGCATTTGTTGCCGAAATGAATGCGCAGGCTGAAAAACTGAAGCTGAAGCAAACCAGATTTCAAAACTGTACAGGACTTGATGAAGCCGGGCATGTGAGCAGCGTCCGTGATATTGCATGGATACTGGACGAGGCATTAAAGCTTCCTAAATTTGCAGAGGCTTTTCATGCAACCAACTACGTTATGGCTCCCAGCAATATGCATCCGGAAGGAATGACCATCTATTCCACTATGCGGATGACCATGGATCAAAACGAGTTGTCACAGGATGATATTTTGGGCGGGAAGACCGGATATACAAAGAAAGCCGGTCTATGTCTTGCCACACAGGCACGTATCCATGAGGAAACGTGGTTGTTTGTCAGCGCTCATGCGGCTGGTTCTGCTACAACAAAGCCATATCACATTCTGGATGCGATAAACGTGTATGAAGCTCTCGCAAGGCTTTATGCATAA
- a CDS encoding GntR family transcriptional regulator, translated as MKIIINNSSMTPIYEQVVEQIKAMILSEELEEGDILPSVRSLSKELKISALTVKKAYDNLEAEGFAVTVHGKGTYVAGLNRALVMEEHKKEIEADLDKAIQKGRSCGMEDSDLLELFHLLLEE; from the coding sequence ATGAAAATCATTATTAACAACTCTTCTATGACTCCGATTTATGAACAGGTAGTAGAGCAAATAAAGGCTATGATCCTGAGCGAGGAGCTGGAGGAAGGCGATATTCTGCCATCTGTTCGTTCTCTATCCAAGGAACTGAAAATATCCGCTCTGACAGTCAAGAAAGCGTACGATAATCTGGAGGCTGAAGGATTTGCGGTTACTGTTCATGGCAAGGGCACCTATGTAGCCGGACTGAACAGGGCCCTGGTGATGGAGGAACATAAGAAGGAAATCGAAGCCGATTTGGACAAGGCCATTCAAAAAGGCAGAAGCTGCGGGATGGAGGACAGCGACCTGCTGGAACTGTTCCATCTGCTATTGGAGGAATGA